The Corallococcus soli genome has a window encoding:
- a CDS encoding 3-hydroxyacyl-CoA dehydrogenase NAD-binding domain-containing protein produces the protein MSEQNTLRWEKDADGIVVLTLDDPGQSANTMNAAYVKSMRAAVDRLVQEKDSITGVVLTSAKKTFFAGGDLNDLRRVKKDEAKQVFELCEEIKAQLRTLETFGRPVVAALNGAAMGGGLEIALACHRRIIADVKGAQVGLPEVTLGLLPGGGGVVRTVRMLGITDALMKVLLQGQRYRPQEAKELGLVHDVVESVDALLPAARAWVKANPKAQQPWDQKGYKIPGGTPSTPALAANLPAFPANLRKQLKGANMPAPRAIMAVAVEGTQVDVDTAFTIESRYFTELAVGQVAKNMMQAFFFDMQHINSGGGRPKGFPQHTAKKVGVLGAGMMGAGIAYVCAKAGIDVVLKDVSLESAEKGKQYSAKLVEKAIQKGSSTKEKGEALLARITPAMDPAALAGCDLVIEAVFEDVKLKHKVFQEIQGVVAPDALLASNTSTLPITLLAEGVTRPPDFVGMHFFSPVDKMPLLELIAGKQTSDAALAKAIDIAVQIGKTPIVVNDSRGFFTSRVIGTFLNEAIAMVGEGLPPASIEQAGLQAGYPAAPLQLVDELTLTLPRKIRKETQAAVEAEGKTWEVHGSYAVMDAMVDQHQRKGRSTGGGFYDYVDGKRTGLWPGLTQHYTKPGHTIPFEDMKERMLFAEAIDTVRCFDEGVLRSAADANVGSILGIGFPPWTGGVVQYINGYEGPTGTGPRAFVLRARQLAERYGKHFLPPASLVAKAEKGECLP, from the coding sequence ATGAGCGAACAGAACACCCTGCGCTGGGAAAAAGACGCCGACGGCATCGTGGTCTTGACGTTGGATGACCCGGGCCAGTCCGCCAACACCATGAACGCCGCGTACGTGAAGTCCATGCGCGCCGCGGTGGACCGGCTGGTCCAGGAGAAGGACAGCATCACCGGCGTCGTCCTCACCTCCGCGAAGAAGACCTTCTTCGCCGGCGGGGACCTGAACGACCTGCGCCGCGTGAAGAAGGACGAGGCGAAGCAGGTCTTCGAGCTCTGCGAGGAGATCAAGGCGCAGCTGCGCACGCTGGAGACCTTCGGCCGGCCCGTGGTCGCGGCGCTCAACGGCGCGGCGATGGGCGGCGGGCTGGAGATCGCCCTCGCGTGTCACCGGCGCATCATCGCGGACGTGAAGGGCGCGCAGGTGGGCCTCCCGGAGGTGACGCTGGGGCTGCTGCCCGGCGGCGGCGGCGTGGTGCGCACGGTGCGCATGCTGGGCATCACGGACGCGCTGATGAAGGTGCTGCTCCAGGGCCAGCGCTACCGCCCGCAGGAGGCGAAGGAGCTGGGCCTGGTGCACGACGTGGTGGAGTCCGTGGACGCGCTGCTGCCCGCCGCCAGGGCCTGGGTGAAGGCGAACCCGAAGGCGCAGCAGCCGTGGGACCAGAAGGGCTACAAGATTCCGGGCGGCACGCCGTCCACCCCGGCGCTCGCGGCGAACCTGCCCGCCTTCCCCGCCAACCTGCGCAAGCAGCTCAAGGGCGCGAACATGCCCGCGCCGCGCGCCATCATGGCGGTGGCCGTGGAGGGCACGCAGGTGGACGTCGACACCGCGTTCACCATCGAGTCGCGCTACTTCACCGAGCTGGCCGTGGGCCAGGTCGCGAAGAACATGATGCAGGCGTTCTTCTTCGACATGCAGCACATCAACTCCGGCGGCGGCCGCCCCAAGGGCTTCCCCCAGCACACCGCGAAGAAGGTGGGCGTCCTCGGCGCCGGGATGATGGGCGCGGGCATCGCCTACGTCTGCGCCAAGGCCGGCATCGACGTGGTGCTCAAGGACGTGAGCCTGGAGTCCGCGGAGAAGGGCAAGCAGTACTCCGCGAAGCTGGTGGAGAAGGCCATCCAGAAGGGCTCCTCCACGAAGGAGAAGGGCGAAGCGCTCCTCGCGCGCATCACCCCCGCCATGGACCCCGCCGCGCTGGCGGGCTGCGACCTGGTCATCGAGGCCGTGTTCGAGGACGTGAAGCTCAAGCACAAGGTCTTCCAGGAGATTCAGGGCGTGGTGGCCCCGGACGCGCTGCTCGCGTCCAACACCTCCACCCTGCCCATCACCCTGCTGGCCGAAGGGGTGACGCGCCCGCCCGACTTCGTGGGCATGCACTTCTTCTCCCCCGTGGACAAGATGCCGCTGCTGGAGCTCATCGCGGGCAAGCAGACGAGCGACGCAGCGCTCGCGAAGGCCATCGACATCGCGGTGCAGATTGGCAAGACGCCCATCGTCGTCAATGACAGCCGGGGCTTCTTCACCAGCCGCGTGATTGGCACGTTCCTCAACGAGGCCATCGCCATGGTGGGCGAGGGCCTGCCGCCCGCGTCCATTGAACAGGCGGGGCTCCAGGCCGGCTACCCCGCGGCCCCGCTCCAGTTGGTGGACGAGTTGACGCTCACCCTGCCCCGGAAGATCCGCAAGGAGACCCAGGCCGCCGTCGAGGCCGAGGGGAAGACGTGGGAGGTCCACGGCAGCTACGCGGTGATGGACGCGATGGTCGACCAGCACCAGCGCAAGGGCCGCTCCACCGGCGGCGGCTTCTACGACTACGTGGACGGCAAGCGCACGGGCCTCTGGCCGGGCCTCACCCAGCACTACACGAAGCCCGGCCACACCATCCCCTTCGAGGACATGAAGGAGCGGATGCTGTTCGCGGAGGCCATCGACACGGTGCGCTGCTTCGACGAGGGCGTCCTGCGCTCCGCCGCGGACGCGAACGTGGGCTCCATCCTCGGCATCGGCTTCCCGCCCTGGACGGGCGGCGTCGTGCAGTACATCAACGGCTACGAGGGGCCCACCGGCACGGGGCCGCGCGCCTTCGTGCTGCGCGCCCGCCAGCTCGCGGAGCGCTACGGGAAGCACTTCCTGCCGCCCGCGTCCCTCGTCGCGAAGGCCGAGAAGGGCGAATGCCTCCCGTAG